From a single Solenopsis invicta isolate M01_SB chromosome 4, UNIL_Sinv_3.0, whole genome shotgun sequence genomic region:
- the LOC105194867 gene encoding CD151 antigen: MDSCGCIMKSFLVAINLVILIIGTILTIASVWGLIGQSSWIGEAGNNRLAAVLIVLVISGIIVMCISIFGIVIALRETKCMLLSYAIFAFLLLVIEIIGGVRQFNSHKEMIKLLEKEMEHSLQFYNDNIFTRNFWDMTQSAYQCCGVNSWEDWKTHGLKVPDSCCKSNQLSDCHADQHIKQIFQVYAEGCVNKLLSLMQHFTNITNGVSITVSCLLFLGMIFSLALYKKIK, encoded by the exons ATGGATAGCTGCGGATGTATTATGAAATCCTTTCTGGTCGCCATAAATCTCGTCATTCTC ATTATCGGAACTATCTTAACTATTGCAAGCGTGTGGGGTCTAATTGGTCAGTCATCATGGATAGGAGAAGCGGGGAACAATCGATTGGCTGCCGTACTTATCGTTCTAGTGATTTCCGGAATCATCGTGATGTGTATCTCTATCTTCGGAATAGTTATTGCCTTGCGTGAAACCAAGTGTATGCTCCTATCA TACGCCATATTTGCGTTTCTATTGCTTGTGATTGAAATAATTGGCGGCGTTCGACAATTCAATTCCCACAAGGAAATGATAAAGTTATTAGAGAAAGAGATGGAACATTCGCTGCAATTTTacaatgataatatatttactCGCAACTTCTGGGACATGACGCAATCGGCG TACCAGTGTTGCGGAGTTAATAGCTGGGAGGATTGGAAAACACATGGTCTTAAAGTACCAGACAGCTGTTGTAAATCTAATCAG CTATCGGACTGCCACGCTGACCAACATATCAAACAAATTTTCCAAGTTTACGCGGAGGGTTGCGTAAACAAACTACTAAGCCTCATGCAGCATTTTACAAACATTACGAATGGTGTTAGCATTACAGTCTCATGTCTCTTG TTCTTGGGAATGATATTCTCTTTAGCGCTCTACAAGAAGATCAAATAA
- the LOC113004169 gene encoding CD151 antigen, which translates to MNGCERFIKYLLFAINLVILIVGTSITIITIVIVWGVVGKSSWIGEMGNDQLAVAFIVLLMIGIIMISIAIFGIVAALRKIKSMLLIYVIFVFLLLVIVIGGVQQYNSYKKVIKFFKIIMENSLQFYYDKKFIRSFWNITQSMYHCCGIDSWEDWKAHGLTVPDSCCKLDQQSNCNAEWHIKILSKVYASGCINELQSSLQQFTNVMNGITSIFTCIMVLGMVFSFTLYTRIKKQDTKI; encoded by the exons ATGAATGGCTGCGAACGTTTCATAAAATATCTTCTGTTCGCCATAAATCTCGTCATCCTC ATTGTCGGAACTAGCATAACTATTATAACTATTGTAATCGTGTGGGGTGTAGTTGGCAAGTCTTCATGGATAGGAGAAATGGGAAACGATCAGTTAGCTGTTGCGTTTATCGTCCTACTGATGATCGGAATCATCATGATATCTATCGCCATCTTTGGAATCGTTGCTGCCTTACGGAAAATTAAGAGTATGCTCCTGATA TACGTTATATTCGTATTTCTATTGTTAGTGATTGTAATCGGCGGTGTCCAGCAGTACAATTCctacaaaaaagtaataaagtttttcaaaataataatggaaAATTCGCTGCAATTTTACTATGATAAGAAATTTATTCGCAGTTTCTGGAACATCACGCAGTCAATG TACCACTGTTGTGGAATTGATAGCTGGGAGGACTGGAAAGCACATGGTCTTACAGTACCAGACAGCTGTTGTAAACTAGACCAG CAATCAAACTGCAACGCTGAATGGCACATCAAAATTCTTTCCAAAGTTTATGCGAGCGGTTGCATAAACGAACTACAAAGCTCATTACAGCAGTTTACAAATGTTATGAATGGTATTACTTCTATATTTACATGTATCATG GTTTTGGGAATGGTATTCTCTTTTACGCTCTACACGAGGATCAAAAAACAAGATACCAAAATATAG
- the LOC105194924 gene encoding CD151 antigen, translated as MDNCGRCIKYLLLAINLVTLIVATIVTIASVWGLVGQSSWLKKIENIGLGIVFYVLLIAGIIVMCIAIFGIVAALREVKCMLKTYAVFMFLMFVGEIIHDVKRQHSSNKKGIKLLEEEMENSLQFYNDDNIIRNFWDVTQSTYQCCGVDNWKDWETHGFEVPNSCCKSDQLLDCNADQYTKNISKLYAEGCINKITSLIQHLTNIINGFTITLLCLLFLGMVLSFALLYAL; from the exons ATGGATAACTGCGGACGTTGCATAAAATATCTTCTGCTCGCCATAAATCTCGTCACCCTC ATTGTCGCAACTATCGTAACGATTGCAAGCGTGTGGGGTCTGGTTGGTCAGTCATcatggttaaaaaaaatagagaacatTGGATTAGGTATTGTATTTTACGTTCTGCTGATTGCCGGAATCATTGTGATGTGTATCGCCATCTTCGGAATCGTTGCTGCCTTGCGGGAAGTCAAGTGTATGCTCAAAACA TACGCTGTATTCATGTTTCTAATGTTTGTGGGTGAGATAATTCACGACGTTAAACGACAACACAGTTCCAATAAGAAAGGTATAAAGTTGTTAGAGGAAGAGATGGAAAATTCGCTGCAATTTTACAATGATGATAATATTATTCGCAACTTCTGGGACGTCACGCAATCGACG TACCAGTGTTGCGGCGTTGATAACTGGAAGGACTGGGAAACACATGGTTTTGAAGTACCAAACAGCTGTTGTAAATCTGATCAG CTGTTGGATTGCAACGCCGATCAGTACaccaaaaatatttccaaactTTACGCAGAGGGTTGCATAAACAAAATAACAAGCCTCATACAACATTTGACTAACATTATAAATGGTTTTACAATAACACTCTTATGTCTCTTG TTCTTGGGAATGGTACTCTCTTTTGCGCTTCTATACGCTTTATAA